GAGTATTTAGCGCATATTAAAGAATTATCTGAAAAGAATAAAGTTTTTAAAAGTTACATTGGTTTAGGATATCACGAAGCAATTGTGCCAAGTGTAATTCAGCGTAATATTTTAGAAAACCCAGGTTGGTATACTGCTTATACTCCTTATCAAGCAGAAATTGCTCAAGGTCGTTTAGAGGCTTTGTTAAATTTTCAAACAATGCTTTGTGATTTAACAGGAATGGAGTTAGCTAATGCTTCTTTGTTAGATGAAAGTACTGCTGCTGCTGAAGCAATGGCATTATTGTATGATGTTAGAGAAAGAGCACAGAAGAAAGCAAACGTAAATAAATTTTTTGTTTCTGAAGAAATATTACCACAAACTTTATCTGTTTTACAAACACGTTCTATTCCTATTGGAATTGAATTAGTGATTGGAAACCATGAAGAATTCAATTTTTCTGATGATTTTTTCGGAGCTATTTTACAGTATCCAGGAAAACATGGACAAGTATTTGATTATGCAGATTTTGTTGCAAAAGCAAATGAAAAAAATATAAAAGTGGCAGTTGCTGCTGATATTTTATCACTAGTAAAATTAAAAGCACCCGCAGAATTTGGTGTTGATGTTGTTGTAGGGACTACACAGCGTTTTGGAATTCCTTTAGGTTACGGAGGTCCTCATGCAGCTTACTTTGCTACTAAAGAGAAATATAAAAGAAGTATTCCAGGTCGTATTATTGGTGTTACCAAAGACATAAATGGAGTACGTGCTTTGCGTATGGCATTGCAAACACGTGAGCAACATATTAAACGTGAAAAAGCGACTTCTAACATTTGTACTGCACAAGTTTTACTCGCTGTTATGGCTGGTATGTATGCCGTTTATCATGGTAAAAGTGGTTTACAGTTTATTGCAGATTCTGTACATAATAAAACAAAATTAGTAGCAGACTATTTAGATAAAGCAGGTTTTAACCAGCTAAATTCTTCTTATTTTGACACTTTATTGGTTGAAATAGATTGTATTAAATTAAAGTCTGTTGCAGAATCTTTTAAAGTAAACTTTAATTATGTAGATGATAAACATATTTCTATCTCTATAAACGAAGCGACTACACAGAAAGATTTAATGAAATTGTTCACCATTTTTGGTCAATTAAAAAAGAAACCAGTTGCTTCTGAAGCAGAAAGTGTTGATGAATTTCATCAAATTTTAACACAAACATCTTTTAATGCTGATTTTTATGTAATTCCAGAAAGTGTTTTAAGAAACACACCTTTTTTAGAAAACGAAGTATTTAACACGTATCAATCTGAAACAGATATGATGCGTTATATTAAAAAATTAGAACGTAAAGATTTAGCTTTAAATCATTCTATGATTTCTTTAGGATCTTGTACAATGAAATTGAATGCTGCTTCAGAAATGTTGCCTTTAAGCAATCCTCAATGGGGAAATATTCACCCATTTGTACCGTTAAATCAAGCAGAAGGATATCAAGAAGTTTTAAAAAGATTAGAACATCAATTAAATATAATTACTGGTTTTGCTGGTACTTCTTTACAGCCAAATTCTGGTGCACAAGGAGAGTTTGCTGGTTTAATGACAATTAGAGCCTATCATCAATCAAATGGAGGTTCACATCGAAATATTTGTTTGATTCCTGCTTCTGCACACGGTACAAACCCTGCTTCTGCTGTTATGGCGGGTATGAAAGTCGTAGTTACTAAAACGGATGAAAGTGGAAATATTGATGTAGAAGATTTACGTGCAAAAGCAATTGAGCATAAAGATAATTTATCTGCTTTAATGGTTACGTATCCTTCAACACATGGAGTTTACGAAAAAGCAATTAGGGAAATTACGCAAATTATCCATGATAATGGCGGACAAGTTTATATGGATGGCGCAAATATGAATGCGCAAGTTGGTTTAACAAATCCTGCAACAATTGGTGCAGATGTTTGTCACTTAAACTTACATAAAACATTTGCAATTCCACATGGTGGTGGAGGTCCTGGAGTTGGCCCAATTTGTGTTGCTCCACAATTAGTACCTTTCTTACCAACAAATCCTGTAGTTGCTACTGGAGGAGAAAATGCAATTACTGCAATTTCATCTGCTCCTTGGGGTTCTGCTTTAGTTTGTTTAATTTCTTATGGATACATTACAATGTTAGGCGCAAAAGGTTTAACAGATTCTACCAAAAATGCTATCTTAAATGCCAACTACATTAAAGAACGTTTGCACGGACATTACAACACTTTATATACAGGTGAAATGAACAGAGCTGCTCACGAAATGATTATTGATTGTCGTGATTTTAAGCAAAACGGAATTGAAGTTGTTGATATTGCAAAACGTTTAATGGATTATGGTTTTCACGCACCAACAGTTTCTTTTCCAGTTGCAGGAACAATGATGATTGAACCTACTGAATCTGAAAGTATTGCTGAATTAGATCGTTTTTGTGATGCGATGATTTCTATTCGTGAAGAAATTAAAAATACAACAAAAGAAGAAGCTAATAATCCTTTAAAAAATGCACCTCACACACAAGAAATGTTAACTGCAGATGAATGGACTTTACCATACACAAGAAAACAAGCTGCATTTCCTTTAGAATATATTGCTGATAACAAATTTTGGCCTTCTGTACGTAGAGTAGATGATGCTTTTGGAGACAGAAACTTAATTTGTTCTTGTAGCCCAATTGAAGATTATATGTAAACATAAATTTATTTAACAATTTAAAACCGTTTTATGATACTAAGCCAACTTTAGTATTATGAAACGGTTTTTTTTTGCTTCTAAAAATTAACTTAGAATAATATGAAATCTTAACATTCAATTATCCGTTTAGGAACAGTCTTTGATTCTAAAAAAGCTTAATCTTAAATCTATACTATGAAAAAGTTACTAGTTATTATTGCAATTTTGTTTTACGGAGTTACAAGTGCTCAGGAAAAAGGAACTTGGGTTTTTGGAGGTGAATTAAACTTTTCTAATGGTGAAAATGACTATATAGATTCAACATCAGATTATAATGCTTTTGGAATTACAGCAAAAACGGGTTATGTTTTTATAAAAAACAATTTAGAATTAGGATTGGGTTTAGGATATAGTAGAAGTAAAAATGAAAATTCTTATTCTAGTTCTAGTTCTCATTATGAAAATAAATATAATTCTTATACGATTTCTCCATATGTAAAAAAATATCTACCTATAAATGATACATTTAGTTTCTTTCTACAAGGTGAAGTTGCATTTTCTAATTATAACAGAAAACAAGACTACGACAACTCTGACGACACAAATATAGATGGAAACACAGTTTTTATTGGACTAAGACCTGGTTTCGTCTACTTTGTTACTAAAAACATCGCTTTAAATGCAAATATTGGTGCTTTAGGATATAGTACTAATAAATATAAAAGTGACAACATAACTGAAAGTAAAAGCAATTCTTTTAGTTTTAATTTAAACTCTTCAAACTTAATCTTTGGTTTGTCTTATTATTTATAAGGATTATAAAAACTACATTTAGCAAACTAAATGTAGTTTTAAATAATATAAAACCATCTCTTTTTGAGGTGGTTTTTTGTTTTTGAATAAATCATCTCATCACTTTACTTTTTACCTCAAAAACAGAACTTAAATAACTTGTGACATATGTCATAAAACGGACATCATAAAAGACCTAATTTTGCCTTTCGTAAAAAATAATTATCAAAAAACAGTCCAAATTCTATTATAACAAAGACCTATAAACAGGATATAATAAATAACAATTAAACAAGTATTTTACCAAGTTAAAAAGATTATGAGCACAATAAAATTAGGAAACCCTGCAGTAGTAGGTTTAGCAGGATTTGGATTAACAACTTTACTTTTACAATTTCATAATTTAGGCTGGTGTGGTTTAGGCCCTGTTGTAGCTATGGGATTTATATTTGGAGGACTCACACAATTAATTGCTGGTTTTTTAGAACAAAAAACAGGAAATAATTTTGGTTTTGCAGCATTTACAACGTACGGTGCTTTTTGGATTGGTTTAGGTGTTATTTGGATATTAAATTACTTTAATGTCTATACTTCATCTACAACAGATGTAGGTTTTTACTTAATAGCTTTTACGCTTTTAACTCTTATTTTTCTTGCAGCAACTCTATTTATTCACAAAGCAATGACAATTACTTTTGCTACATTGTCTGTTGGTTTTATATTATTAGACTTAGTTCATTTTGGTTTTCCAGAATTAAAAACTTTAGCTGCAATCATTTTAATTGTTTGTGCTATGAGTGCTTGGTATATGTTAGCAGGTATTGTACTTAATGATGTTGCTGGTAGAGAAATATTAAAAATGGGGAAGTCTTATATGAAAAAAGGATAAAACCTCTTTATTACTAAGCTATTTAGCTTTACTAAGAAATAATTATAGGTAACAAAAATACTCTCAAGCTTAAACTTCTGTTTAAGCTTTTTTTTGCTCTATAAATAAAAAAACTAGTGTCATTTATAAGTCAGAAACAAAACATAAAACTTCTTACCTAGAATTTACTACAGAAAGTTTGAGTCTAATTAAAAAAGAATTAGCTTAAAAGTAAATTTATTACCATACATCAATTTTTAGTACTTCTATTCGTTCTATTTTTGTCATCACAAACAAAAATCATTTCAAATGAAAAAAGTAACAATAATGGTCATTGCAATCGCTTTATTTTCTTCTTGTGCTAAAAACACGAAGAAAAACAATGTTATTGAACAAGAAATAAATACGAACACTAAAAAAAATACAACAATGAAAAAAGTATTATTTGTATTAACAAGTCATGAAGATTTAGGAAATACAGGAGAAAAAACTGGATTTTGGATTGAAGAATTCGCAACACCTTATTACTTATTAAAAGATAAAGGAATTCAAATTACGTTAGCTTCACCAAAAGGAGGTCAGCCACCAATTGACCCAAAAAGTAGTTTGCCAGATTTTCAGACTCCTGCAACCGTAAGGTTTAATGAAGATAAAGAAACTCAAGAAGTATTATCTAAAACATTAAAATTAGAGAACGTAAACCATGCAGATTATGATGCTGTATTTTACCCTGGAGGTCATGGACCACTTTGGGATTTAGCTGAAGATAAAAACTCAATTGCTTTAATTGAAAGCTTTTATAACAACAACAAACCTGTTGCCGCAGTTTGTCATGCTCCTGCAATATTTAAGCACACAAAAAACACAGACGGAACACCTTTAGTAAATGGTAAAAAAGTAACTGGTTTTACAAACGGAGAAGAAGAAGCTGTACAATTAACCAAAATTGTTCCTTTTTTAGTAGAAGATATGTTGAAAAACAATGGTGGAATTTACTCTAAAAAAGCAGATTGGAATCCTTATGCTGTTGAAGATGGTTTATTAATTACAGGTCAAAATCCTGCGTCTTCAGAATTAGTTGCAGAAATTTTATTAGAGAGATTAAAGTAGTATTTTTTAAAAATATATGGAGAAACAGTAATTTGGAATTTAATTCAAATTGCTGTTTTTTTTTGTTTTCAAGTTTTAGAAAATTGATATTAAAACGACTCTTTACGAGTTGTTTTTATTTAAAACAGGTGTTATTACTTATTGATTTTCAACGCTAAAAAGCCTAACTTCGCTAACGCCGATTATAAGTCATTAAAACGACATCATAATCGTCTTAAGTTGTAAGCCATAACCGAAAAAAGAAAATGAGAAATCAATATTTGACAAAAAAACGTAAAGAGTGGTATCTTGTCGACTTTAATAATTTACTTAACATTGAAAATCCTACGTGGAAAATTGACAGTGAAGAATTAAAAAAGATTCTTATAAAAATAAACTCTAATGAGTATATTCAAACATTATATTCAAAACAAAAACTATCCAAAAGTGAATTACACGATACCACAAGTTATATAGAATTTACTTACAACTCAAGAATTGAATTGAAACTGTTCCGAGAAATCCTATGTTATTTTATTGAAGAGTATAACTATGATCGAAATGGAATTCAATCTATCTGTTATTTTGAGTTTAATTTACCAAAAGAAAATCCAAATTATAAGAAAAATTCACCTCAAATTGGATTAAAATGCACAGATGACAATGATTACTTCAAAATTAATCATATCAAATTACATATTAATTCTATGTTTCAAAAAGTTCATATTGATTTTTGGAATGATTTGACATTAAAGATAAATGGATTAAAACCATAAAAAACGGCTTACAACACCTCATATAATTTATGCTTACATTTGAACTAACACAAACGACAAACATTCAACTAACGATTTGCTACGTCCGAAAAATCTCCGATTTTCCAGTCGCACAAATCATATAAAATCCCGTTAGTGAATCTTAATAATAAACTTCTTCTAAACTCAAAACTTCATCGTCTTTTTGTCGTCTAAAAACTTGGTTTGCTTTTATATCAGCAATTGACTCTAATCCCATTGCTCCTGTCATTTCTTTAACTGCAATAATAGTTTTAGTATGATAGTTTTTTACACGTACATTTTTCTTTTCTACTACTAATGCTTTTACCAAATCGTCATCTTGTGTGGCAACTCCTACAGGACACGTATCTAAATTACATTCTCTAGCTTGTATACAGCCTAAACTCAGCATAAAACTTCTTGCCATACCAATTGCATCTGCTCCTAAAGCCAAGTACTTTACAATATCGAAAGCATCAATAGCTTTTCCGCTTGCAATAATTTTAATTTGGTCTTTTAATTTGTGTTTCTGTAAAAGCTTATTTACAAAAACCAAACCTTCAATTAATGGCGTACCTATATAATTGGTAAATTCCATTGGCGCAGAACCTGTACCTCCTTCTCCTCCATCTACAGAAATAAAATCAGGATAATTATTTGCGTCTGCAAAAGCTTGAAACATGGTTTCAATTTCTTCATTATTACCAACACAAAATTTGATTCCGACTGGTTTTCCTTCGGATAATTCTCTTACTTTTTGAATGAAAACAATCATTTCTTCGAAGTTTGAAAAAGCGGAATGACTTGGTGGCGAATCTACTTGTGTACCTGGTTCAACTGCACGAATTTTTGCAATTTCTTCTGTATTTTTCTTTGCAGGAAGAATTCCTCCATGACCAGGTTTTGCTCCTTGAGAAAACTTAATTTCGACCATTTTTACTTCTGGTCTGATTGCATTTTCTTTAAAAATAGCAGCATCAAAAACACGTTTTCCGTTTACAGATTTTCCTGCGCCAAAATATCCTGTTCCTACTTGAAAAATTAAATCTCCTCCTTGTAAATGATAAGGTGATATTCCTCCTTCGCCAGTATTATGAGCAAAATTATCCATTTTAGCTCCTTGGTTTAATGCCATAATTGCATTTTTACTTAAAGAACCAAAAGACATTGCCGAGATATTGATAATAGAACTTTCATATTTCTGGGCACATTTATCTGACCCAAAAACAATTCTTTCTCCTGCAATATGATGATGATCTTTTGGAAACAAAGAATGCTTTACAAACTCATAACCTTTTGCATAGACATTGTGTTGCGTACCAAAAGGAACTGTTTCTTTTTCTAATTTAGAACGTTGATAAACAAGACTTCTCTTTTCTCTATTTATTGGTGTTCCGTTTAAATTGTCTTCTATAAAATATTGTTGAATCTTACCTCTTTCTTCTTCGAAAAACCAACGCAAACGTGCAATTAATGGAAATGCTCTTAATAAAGAGTGTTTGGTTTGTAAACTATCATGAACTGCTATTATAGTTAATAACCCTGAAATAGATACTAAAATTATAGTTCCTGTTTGTGGAATGAAATAGACTAAAACTCCGCACAAAATTGTGATTATAATAAAAACTGAAAGAATGGTGTTTCTCATTTTGATGTTTTATTTCGTTTTAAAGAAGTTAAAAATAGTCTTTTAGTACGAAATTTATCAATAGCCCTTACAAATAGTTTGCGTTAGGGATTGAAACGGCATCCTTTTTGCTTTTTCTGCAAAAAGATATAGTGGAAAGCCCGACCTGAAAGGGAACGCCCAAATACTTATTTATAAAACCACATAGAAACATAGATTACATAGAGCTATGTTTCTATGAATTGGGAATTTGTAATGAAGATCTAAATTGAGAGATACTGAAACAAGTTCAGCATAAAAAAAAACTCCAACAAATAAATGTTGGAGTTTTAAATATGTTGAAAATTCTAAAAGAGTTACTCTTTTTTGAATTTTGCGTATTTCGTTTTAAATTTATCGATACGTCCTGCAGCATCAATAAGTTTAGATTTACCTGTGTAAAATGGGTGAGAAGTTCTAGAAATCTCTAATTTTACTAAAGGATACTCAACACCATCAACTTCTAATGTTTCTTTAGTGTCTACTGTAGAACGTGTTAAAAATACATCTTCGTTAGACATGTCTTTAAACGCTACCATTCTGTAATTCTCTGGATGAATTCCTTTTCTCATTTTATTATATTTTAATACTTTAATGTTATGTTTGCATGAGTAAAGTTGGTAAAGCTTACTCTGTTCTCTAAATAGTTGTTATTTACTATTTTGAGGATGCAAATTTAACTATATTTTTTAATTAACAAATAATTATTTGACTTTTATTTGACCTAATAAATACATTAGTTACTTTTACACCTGCTTTTGTTGATGAATAGTGGTTTTTAACTGCTTTTTTGAATAAAAAAAAAGACAGAAAATAAATATAAAAAATTGAAAAATGAAAAATAGTGCTGTACTTGTTTCTCTTTTAGCGTGTTTTATGCTAATTACTTCTTGTTCTGATGTCTATAAATTTAGCTTAGAACATAAAAAACAAACTACTTTAAACTCAACAATTAATGTTACTTTAAAAGAGAAGAAAGATAAAGCTATAAATAGCGTCCAGTTTTTTGTAAACGGAAAAGAAATTTCTTCTGAAGGAGTTTCTGTTGATTTAAAAACGTCTGATTATGGTGTTGGAAAACATCAAATTTCTGCATTGGTTTTTTATCCTGAAAAGACGAAAAAAGAAAATAGCTTTTTTGAAGTTTTAGCAAACAAAGCACCTGTTGTTTATGGCTACAATATTATTAATGAATATCCTCATGACACAAAAGCTTACACACAGGGTTTAGAATACTACAATGGTTTTTTATATGAAACTACAGGTCGTCATGGACAATCTACACTTAGAAAGGTTGAAATTAAAACAGGTAAAGTTTTACAACAAGTTTCGTTAGACAAAAAGTATTTTGGTGAAGGAATGACCATTTTTAACAATAAAATTTATTGGTTAACATGGCAAGGTAAAAAGGGTTTTGTCTATAATCTAGATACTTTTAAACAAGAAAAAGAATTTGCTTACAATAAGAGTGTAGAAGGTTGGGGTTTTACGCATAACGATACAGACTTAATTAAATCTGATGGTACTCATAAAATTTGGTTTTTAGATGCAGAAACTCAAAAGGAAAAAAAATCGATACAAGTGTATACTAACAAATATGCTGTTAAAGATTTAAATGAGTTAGAATTGATTAATGGAAAAATCTATGCCAATAAATATCAGCAAAATGCTATTGTTATTATAGATCCTGCAACTGGAATTGTTGAAGGAATTGCTAATTTAAAATCTTTGAAAAAAGAAATGGAAAAAACACAAAAGTTAGTTCCTCAAGATGAAGTTTTAAATGGAATTGCTTTTGATGCTGAAAACAACAGATTGTTTGTTACAGGAAAACATTGGGGTAAATTATTTGAAATTGAATTGGTTAAAAAACAATAATTGACTTAATAAAAAGTTCTATTTTTATATCATTAAATAAAAATGTCAGGTCGAGCGCAGTCGAGACCTAAATACAACCTCTCGACTGCGCTCGAGGAGACAGAAATTAAAACTATGCGTTACTTTATTTCATTCATCATTTGTATTGCCTTTATTTCTATAAGTTCTTGTAATAGAAAAGACTTTAATACGGTACTTAGTTCTGGAAAATTACAGTTTTCTAAAGACACCGTTTATTTAGATACTGTGTTCACAAATATTGGTTCTGCAACTTATAATTTAAAAGTGTATAACCGTGGAAGTAATGCTATTACAATTCCTAATATTAAATTAGAAAACGGAACGAATTCTAACTACAGATTAAATGTTGATGGAATTCCTGGTAAAGAATTTACAAATATTGATATTTTAGAGAAAGACAGTATTTTTATTTTTATTGAAACAACCATTAACGCAGGTAACATTATAGATCCTTTATATACAGACAAAATTTTATTTGATACTGGAGATACTCAACAAAATGTAGATTTAGTAACTCTAGTACAAGATGCTAATTTTATTTTTCCTGGTAAAAATGCTATTACAATGAAAGTTGATAGTCTTACTTTAGATGGACAACCAACAACTTTAAAAGGTCGTTTTTTAACGGATACCGAATTAACTTTTACTAACGCGAAGCCAACAGTTATTTATGGTTTTGCTGCTGTACCTGCAAATAAAACACTAACAATTGAAGCTGGATCTAGAGTTCATTTTCATAATAATTCTGGTTTAATTGTAGACAATAAAGCTTCTTTAAAAGTAAACGGAACCTTAACTGAAAAAGTGATTTTTGAAGGAGATCGTTTAGAACATTCTTTTAGTGAAACTGCCGGACAATGGGGAACTATTTGGATGCGTGCTGGAAGTTTAGACAACGAAATGAATCATACCATTATTAAAAATGGAATAATTGGAGTTTTAGTTGATAGTATTGGAACCCCTTCTACTCCAACTTTAAAACTTAAAAATACTGAGATTTACAATCACTCTAGTTATGGTATTTTAGGTAGAGAAACAAATATTGAAGCTCATAATGTAGTTATTGGTAATGCTGGTCAGGCTTCTTTAGCAGCAACCATTGGAGGAACTTACAACTTTACGCATAGTACTTTTGCAAACTTTTGGAATAGTAGTTTACGCCAATTACCTGCGGTTTTAGTCAATAACTTTTTCTCTTATACAGATGATACAGGACAAGAAATTATTGAAACTAGAAATTTACAAGCAGCAAACTTTAC
The window above is part of the Polaribacter sp. SA4-12 genome. Proteins encoded here:
- the gcvP gene encoding aminomethyl-transferring glycine dehydrogenase, whose product is MNTNLFQNRHIGPNKEEQEKMLSTIKADSLDQLIFETVPDDIRLENELDLAPAKSEYEYLAHIKELSEKNKVFKSYIGLGYHEAIVPSVIQRNILENPGWYTAYTPYQAEIAQGRLEALLNFQTMLCDLTGMELANASLLDESTAAAEAMALLYDVRERAQKKANVNKFFVSEEILPQTLSVLQTRSIPIGIELVIGNHEEFNFSDDFFGAILQYPGKHGQVFDYADFVAKANEKNIKVAVAADILSLVKLKAPAEFGVDVVVGTTQRFGIPLGYGGPHAAYFATKEKYKRSIPGRIIGVTKDINGVRALRMALQTREQHIKREKATSNICTAQVLLAVMAGMYAVYHGKSGLQFIADSVHNKTKLVADYLDKAGFNQLNSSYFDTLLVEIDCIKLKSVAESFKVNFNYVDDKHISISINEATTQKDLMKLFTIFGQLKKKPVASEAESVDEFHQILTQTSFNADFYVIPESVLRNTPFLENEVFNTYQSETDMMRYIKKLERKDLALNHSMISLGSCTMKLNAASEMLPLSNPQWGNIHPFVPLNQAEGYQEVLKRLEHQLNIITGFAGTSLQPNSGAQGEFAGLMTIRAYHQSNGGSHRNICLIPASAHGTNPASAVMAGMKVVVTKTDESGNIDVEDLRAKAIEHKDNLSALMVTYPSTHGVYEKAIREITQIIHDNGGQVYMDGANMNAQVGLTNPATIGADVCHLNLHKTFAIPHGGGGPGVGPICVAPQLVPFLPTNPVVATGGENAITAISSAPWGSALVCLISYGYITMLGAKGLTDSTKNAILNANYIKERLHGHYNTLYTGEMNRAAHEMIIDCRDFKQNGIEVVDIAKRLMDYGFHAPTVSFPVAGTMMIEPTESESIAELDRFCDAMISIREEIKNTTKEEANNPLKNAPHTQEMLTADEWTLPYTRKQAAFPLEYIADNKFWPSVRRVDDAFGDRNLICSCSPIEDYM
- a CDS encoding outer membrane beta-barrel protein — encoded protein: MKKLLVIIAILFYGVTSAQEKGTWVFGGELNFSNGENDYIDSTSDYNAFGITAKTGYVFIKNNLELGLGLGYSRSKNENSYSSSSSHYENKYNSYTISPYVKKYLPINDTFSFFLQGEVAFSNYNRKQDYDNSDDTNIDGNTVFIGLRPGFVYFVTKNIALNANIGALGYSTNKYKSDNITESKSNSFSFNLNSSNLIFGLSYYL
- a CDS encoding acetate uptake transporter is translated as MSTIKLGNPAVVGLAGFGLTTLLLQFHNLGWCGLGPVVAMGFIFGGLTQLIAGFLEQKTGNNFGFAAFTTYGAFWIGLGVIWILNYFNVYTSSTTDVGFYLIAFTLLTLIFLAATLFIHKAMTITFATLSVGFILLDLVHFGFPELKTLAAIILIVCAMSAWYMLAGIVLNDVAGREILKMGKSYMKKG
- a CDS encoding type 1 glutamine amidotransferase domain-containing protein, whose amino-acid sequence is MKKVTIMVIAIALFSSCAKNTKKNNVIEQEINTNTKKNTTMKKVLFVLTSHEDLGNTGEKTGFWIEEFATPYYLLKDKGIQITLASPKGGQPPIDPKSSLPDFQTPATVRFNEDKETQEVLSKTLKLENVNHADYDAVFYPGGHGPLWDLAEDKNSIALIESFYNNNKPVAAVCHAPAIFKHTKNTDGTPLVNGKKVTGFTNGEEEAVQLTKIVPFLVEDMLKNNGGIYSKKADWNPYAVEDGLLITGQNPASSELVAEILLERLK
- a CDS encoding FMN-binding glutamate synthase family protein gives rise to the protein MRNTILSVFIIITILCGVLVYFIPQTGTIILVSISGLLTIIAVHDSLQTKHSLLRAFPLIARLRWFFEEERGKIQQYFIEDNLNGTPINREKRSLVYQRSKLEKETVPFGTQHNVYAKGYEFVKHSLFPKDHHHIAGERIVFGSDKCAQKYESSIINISAMSFGSLSKNAIMALNQGAKMDNFAHNTGEGGISPYHLQGGDLIFQVGTGYFGAGKSVNGKRVFDAAIFKENAIRPEVKMVEIKFSQGAKPGHGGILPAKKNTEEIAKIRAVEPGTQVDSPPSHSAFSNFEEMIVFIQKVRELSEGKPVGIKFCVGNNEEIETMFQAFADANNYPDFISVDGGEGGTGSAPMEFTNYIGTPLIEGLVFVNKLLQKHKLKDQIKIIASGKAIDAFDIVKYLALGADAIGMARSFMLSLGCIQARECNLDTCPVGVATQDDDLVKALVVEKKNVRVKNYHTKTIIAVKEMTGAMGLESIADIKANQVFRRQKDDEVLSLEEVYY
- a CDS encoding type B 50S ribosomal protein L31 is translated as MRKGIHPENYRMVAFKDMSNEDVFLTRSTVDTKETLEVDGVEYPLVKLEISRTSHPFYTGKSKLIDAAGRIDKFKTKYAKFKKE
- a CDS encoding glutaminyl-peptide cyclotransferase, whose translation is MKNSAVLVSLLACFMLITSCSDVYKFSLEHKKQTTLNSTINVTLKEKKDKAINSVQFFVNGKEISSEGVSVDLKTSDYGVGKHQISALVFYPEKTKKENSFFEVLANKAPVVYGYNIINEYPHDTKAYTQGLEYYNGFLYETTGRHGQSTLRKVEIKTGKVLQQVSLDKKYFGEGMTIFNNKIYWLTWQGKKGFVYNLDTFKQEKEFAYNKSVEGWGFTHNDTDLIKSDGTHKIWFLDAETQKEKKSIQVYTNKYAVKDLNELELINGKIYANKYQQNAIVIIDPATGIVEGIANLKSLKKEMEKTQKLVPQDEVLNGIAFDAENNRLFVTGKHWGKLFEIELVKKQ